The proteins below come from a single Danio aesculapii chromosome 25, fDanAes4.1, whole genome shotgun sequence genomic window:
- the dnaja gene encoding dnaJ homolog subfamily A member 1, translating into MVRETGYYDQLGVKPDASLDEIKKAYRKLALKYHPDKNPNEGEKFKVISQAYEVLSDAKKRELYDQGGEQAIKEGGMAGGESPMDIFNMFFGGGGRMQRERKGKNLVHQLGVTLEELYNGSTRKLALQKNVICQKCDGYGGKKGTVEKCSSCKGSGVQVRVQQIGPGMIQQTQSMCSDCSGQGERFSAKDRCKTCNGRKVERKKKILEVHIDKGMKDGQKITFNGEGDQEPGLEPGDVTIILDLKEHPVFQRKDHNLLMKMKIRLVEALCGFKKTISTLDNRSLLIHSPPGQVIKPNDLKCVHNEGMPVYREPFEKGLLIIRFEIEFPDEHWLPEHMLPDLERLLPVREHIMLTDDMEEVDLCQVDLESQQRRNHSTEAYREDDDEEPRQTGVQCQTQ; encoded by the exons ATGGTTCGGGAAACCGGCTACTATGATCAGCTCGGTGTGAAGCCCGATGCATCCCTGGATGAAATAAAGAAGGCATATCGGAAACTGGCTCTGAAATATCACCCGGATAAAAACCCCAATGAAGGCGAGAAA TTCAAAGTCATATCACAAGCCTACGAGGTCCTGTCAGATGCCAAAAAGCGTGAGCTGTACGACCAGGGCGGCGAACAAGCCATCAAGGAGGGAGGAATGGCGGGAGGAGAGTCGCCCATGGACATCTTCAACATGTTCTTCGGTGGCGGAGGACGAATGCAGAGAGAACGGAAAG GAAAGAATTTGGTTCATCAGCTCGGGGTGACGCTGGAGGAGCTCTACAACGGCTCCACCAGGAAACTTGCTCTCCAGAAGAACGTGATCTGTCAGAAATGTGACG GTTACGGCGGAAAGAAAGGCACGGTGGAGAAATGTTCGAGCTGTAAAGGCAGCGGCGTTCAGGTGCGGGTTCAACAAATCGGGCCCGGGATGATCCAGCAGACTCAGAGCATGTGCTCCGACTGCAGCGGACAGGGAGAGAGATTCAGCGCTAAAGACCGATGCAAAACCTGCAACGGACGCAAAGTCGAGCGCAAGAAGAAGATCCTGGAGGTGCACATCGACAAAG GTATGAAGGACGGTCAGAAAATCACATTTAACGGAGAAGGAGATCAGGAGCCGGGACTGGAGCCCGGAGACGTCACGATCATCCTGGACCTGAAAGAGCATCCGGTTTTCCAGAGGAAAGACCACAATCtgctgatgaagatgaagataagGCTGGTGGAGGCTCTCTGCGGCTTCAAGAAGACCATCAGCACGCTGGACAACAGATCGCTGCTCATACACTCTCCTCCAG GTCAGGTGATTAAGCCTAACGATCTGAAGTGTGTTCATAATGAGGGAATGCCTGTGTACAGAGAGCCCTTTGAGAAAGGCCTTCTCATCATACGCTTTGAG ATTGAGTTTCCGGATGAGCACTGGCTGCCGGAGCACATGCTGCCTGATCTGGAGCGTCTGCTGCCGGTACGAGAGCACATCATGCTGACCGACGACATGGAGGAGGTGGATCTCTGCCAAGTGGACCTTGAGAGTCAGCAGAGACGAAACCACAGCACTGAAGCCTAccgtgaagatgatgatgaagagccCCGGCAGACTGGAGTCCAGTGCCAGACGCAGTGA
- the rps27l gene encoding 40S ribosomal protein S27-like has protein sequence MPLARDLLNPSFDLERRQHKKKRLVQSPNSYFMDVKCPGCYKITTVFSHAQTVVLCVGCSTVLCQPTGGKARLTEGCSFRRKQH, from the exons ATGCCT TTGGCCAGAGATCTGCTCAACCCGTCCTTTGATTTGGAGAGGAGGCAGCACAAGAAGAAGAGGCTTGTTCAGAGTCCAAACTCATACTTCATGGATGTAAAATGTCCAG GCTGTTATAAGATCACGACAGTGTTCAGTCACGCGCAGACGGTGGTTCTGTGTGTCGGTTGTTCAACAGTGCTGTGCCAGCCCACAGGAGGAAAAGCCAGACTCACTGAGG GTTGCTCTTTCAGAAGAAAGCAGCACTGA